A genomic segment from Lutibacter sp. A80 encodes:
- a CDS encoding ATP-dependent Clp protease ATP-binding subunit → MDDNFSPKVKDVIAYSKEEALRLGHDFIGTEHLMLGLIRKGTGKAIDILNSLTINLEHLRKKIEGLSPINSIIDNTSIEKKSLRLTRQAEKALKTTFLEAKLYQSESVNTAHLLLCILRNENDPTTKLLNNFEATYEDVKTVYKQLFLNEEIELPRAENKSDDDFESSRSNPFEHSKSEQAPQKKSKTPVLDNFGRDLTRLAEEGNLDPVVGRKKEIERVSQILSRRKKNNPMLIGEPGVGKSAIAEGLALRIIQRKVSRILFNKRIISLDLASLVAGTKYRGQFEERMKALMNELEKNDDIILFIDEIHTIVGAGGATGSLDASNMLKPALARGEIQCIGATTLDEFRTNIEKDGALERRFQKVIIEPTSIEETIQILNNIKDKYEDHHNVDFTSEAIEACVKLTNRYMTDRFLPDKAIDAMDEAGSRIHITNIVVPKEVLQLEKELETIKIDKTNAVNGQKYEEAARLRDDEKRIESLLQGEQKKWEESSKLNREIVTEDNVAEVVSMMTGIPVNRVAEAESHRLHDLPNLIKGKVIGQDEAVSKVVKAIQRNRVGLKDPNKPIGSFIFLGQTGVGKTQLAKVLATELFDNEDALVRIDMSEYMEKFAISRLIGAPPGYVGYEEGGQLTEKIRRKPYAVVLLDEIEKAHPDVFNMLLQILDDGHITDSLGRKVDFRNTIIIMTSNIGSRQLKDFGSGVGFGTASKKQQADENAKKVIESALKKSFAPEFLNRIDDVIVFNALEREDIHSIIDIELKKLVNRIEDLGYKLILTEEAKDYIADKGFDKQYGARPLKRAIQKYIEDALAEEIVNSKLNEGDSIFMDLNKEKTELTIKISNGEKNIEE, encoded by the coding sequence ATGGACGATAATTTTTCACCAAAAGTTAAAGATGTAATTGCATACAGCAAAGAAGAGGCACTGCGTTTGGGGCATGATTTTATTGGAACCGAGCATTTAATGCTGGGTCTAATTCGTAAAGGAACTGGAAAAGCAATAGATATTTTAAACTCATTAACTATTAATCTAGAACATTTACGTAAAAAAATAGAAGGCTTAAGCCCTATAAACTCTATAATAGACAACACATCTATTGAAAAGAAAAGTTTACGGCTAACAAGGCAAGCAGAAAAAGCTTTAAAAACTACTTTTTTAGAAGCTAAACTCTACCAAAGTGAATCTGTTAACACTGCACATTTACTACTCTGTATTTTACGAAATGAAAACGACCCTACAACAAAATTATTAAATAATTTTGAGGCTACTTACGAAGATGTTAAAACTGTTTATAAGCAACTTTTTCTCAACGAAGAAATTGAATTACCAAGAGCAGAAAATAAATCTGACGACGATTTTGAATCATCAAGATCCAATCCGTTTGAACACTCTAAGAGTGAACAAGCCCCTCAAAAGAAGTCTAAAACACCTGTTCTAGATAATTTTGGACGTGATTTAACACGCTTAGCGGAAGAAGGAAACTTAGACCCTGTAGTAGGTAGAAAAAAAGAAATAGAACGTGTTTCTCAAATTTTAAGTCGTAGAAAAAAGAACAACCCAATGTTAATTGGAGAACCAGGTGTTGGTAAATCTGCCATTGCTGAAGGATTGGCTTTACGAATTATACAACGAAAAGTTTCTCGTATTTTATTTAATAAACGTATTATTTCTTTAGACTTAGCAAGTTTAGTTGCTGGTACAAAATACAGAGGACAATTTGAAGAACGTATGAAAGCGTTGATGAATGAATTGGAAAAAAATGATGATATTATTTTATTTATTGATGAAATTCATACCATAGTTGGAGCCGGTGGAGCTACGGGTTCTTTAGATGCTTCAAACATGTTAAAACCAGCATTGGCTCGTGGAGAAATACAATGTATTGGAGCAACTACTTTAGATGAATTTAGAACAAATATTGAAAAAGATGGTGCTTTAGAAAGAAGGTTTCAAAAAGTAATAATAGAACCTACTTCCATTGAAGAAACAATTCAAATACTAAATAATATAAAAGATAAATACGAAGATCATCACAATGTAGATTTTACAAGTGAAGCTATTGAAGCTTGTGTAAAATTAACAAATAGATATATGACCGACAGGTTTCTTCCAGACAAGGCAATAGATGCTATGGACGAAGCAGGCTCTCGCATACATATTACAAATATTGTAGTACCTAAAGAGGTGCTTCAACTTGAAAAAGAATTAGAAACCATTAAAATTGATAAAACCAATGCTGTTAATGGTCAAAAATATGAAGAAGCTGCTAGATTAAGAGATGATGAAAAACGCATTGAAAGCTTACTACAAGGCGAACAGAAAAAATGGGAGGAATCTTCTAAGTTAAACCGTGAAATTGTTACCGAAGATAATGTTGCTGAAGTAGTTTCTATGATGACTGGAATTCCAGTAAACAGAGTTGCTGAAGCTGAAAGCCACAGATTACACGACCTACCAAATCTAATTAAAGGAAAAGTAATCGGTCAAGATGAAGCTGTTTCAAAAGTTGTAAAAGCCATTCAGCGTAACAGAGTTGGACTAAAAGATCCAAATAAACCAATTGGTTCATTTATATTTTTAGGTCAAACAGGTGTTGGTAAAACACAACTAGCTAAAGTGTTAGCTACTGAGTTATTTGATAATGAAGATGCCCTAGTAAGAATTGATATGAGCGAGTATATGGAAAAATTTGCTATTTCTCGTTTAATTGGTGCGCCTCCTGGATATGTTGGATATGAAGAAGGTGGACAACTTACTGAAAAAATAAGACGCAAACCTTATGCGGTTGTTTTATTAGATGAAATTGAAAAAGCACATCCAGATGTTTTTAATATGTTATTACAAATTTTAGATGATGGACATATTACCGACAGTCTTGGAAGAAAAGTTGATTTTAGGAATACAATTATAATTATGACTTCTAACATTGGGTCTCGTCAATTAAAAGACTTTGGCTCTGGTGTTGGTTTTGGAACAGCATCCAAAAAACAACAAGCAGATGAAAATGCTAAAAAAGTAATAGAAAGTGCTCTTAAAAAATCTTTTGCTCCTGAATTTTTAAATAGAATTGATGATGTAATTGTATTTAATGCTTTAGAACGTGAAGATATACATTCAATAATTGACATAGAACTTAAAAAGCTAGTTAATAGAATTGAAGATTTAGGTTATAAATTAATTTTAACTGAAGAAGCTAAAGATTATATTGCAGATAAAGGTTTTGATAAACAATATGGAGCTAGACCTTTAAAACGTGCTATTCAAAAATATATTGAAGATGCTTTAGCTGAAGAAATTGTAAACTCTAAACTAAATGAAGGTGATTCTATTTTTATGGATTTAAATAAAGAAAAAACCGAATTAACTATTAAAATTAGCAATGGAGAAAAAAATATTGAAGAATAA
- the gyrA gene encoding DNA gyrase subunit A, translating to MAEGEKLIPINIEDEMKSAYIDYSMSVIVSRALPDVRDGLKPVHRRVLYGMHELGIKATGSYKKSARVVGEVLGKYHPHGDTSVYDSMVRMAQDWSVRYMMVDGQGNFGSVDGDSPAAMRYTEVRMQKISEEMLSDIEKETVDHKLNFDDTLNEPTVLPTRIPNLLVNGASGIAVGMATNMAPHNLTEVINGTLAYIDNREIEISELMQHIKAPDFPTGGIIYGYEGVKEAFETGRGRVVIRAKATIEEVKGRECIIVTEIPYQVNKADMIKKTADLVNEKKLEGIANIRDESDRNGMRIVYVLKRDAIPNIVLNKLYKYTALQTSFSVNNIALVNGRPEQLNLKELIHYFVEHRHEVIVRRTEFELRKAEARAHILEGLIIASDNIDEVIKIIRGSSNADEARESLMTRFELTEIQAKAIVEMRLRQLTGLEQDKLRAEYDEIIKTIADLKDILSDEVRRYSIIKEELEIIRDKYGDDRRSVIEYAGGDLSIEDMIPNSKVIVTISHAGYVKRTNLDEYKVQNRGGRGQKGVTTRNEDFLEHLFLGTNHQYMLFFTQKGKVFWMRVYEIPEGSKTSKGRALVNLINLEQDDKVKAFLVTEDLKNEEYVNNHYVIMATKKGQVKKTSLEQYSRPRTNGINAITIKEDDELLEAKLTNGDSQVMMALKSGKSIRFEEGKTRPMGRNASGVRGIRLADEKDEVVGMVAVNDLESNILVVSENGYGKRSNLEDYRITNRGGKGVKTINVTEKTGGLVAIKNVTDEDDLMIINKSGITIRLAVADLRVMGRATQGVKLINIKDNDSIAAVAKVVHEEEVEIDENGNGTEIENTNDESTNKE from the coding sequence ATGGCAGAAGGAGAAAAACTGATACCTATAAATATAGAAGATGAAATGAAATCTGCGTACATTGATTATTCAATGTCAGTGATTGTTTCAAGAGCATTACCAGATGTTAGAGATGGTTTAAAACCTGTACACAGAAGGGTTCTGTATGGGATGCACGAATTAGGTATTAAAGCTACAGGAAGTTATAAAAAATCAGCAAGAGTTGTTGGGGAAGTATTAGGTAAATACCATCCACATGGAGATACATCGGTGTACGATTCTATGGTTCGTATGGCTCAAGATTGGAGCGTACGTTATATGATGGTAGACGGTCAAGGTAACTTTGGTTCTGTTGATGGTGATAGTCCTGCAGCAATGCGTTATACAGAGGTGCGTATGCAAAAAATATCTGAAGAAATGCTTTCAGATATTGAAAAAGAAACAGTAGATCACAAATTAAACTTTGATGATACGTTAAATGAACCAACTGTTTTACCAACTAGAATTCCAAACTTGTTGGTGAATGGAGCTTCAGGTATTGCAGTAGGTATGGCAACTAACATGGCTCCTCATAATTTAACTGAAGTAATAAATGGAACTTTAGCATATATAGATAATAGAGAAATTGAGATTTCTGAATTAATGCAACATATTAAAGCTCCAGATTTTCCAACAGGAGGTATTATTTATGGATATGAAGGTGTTAAGGAAGCATTCGAAACAGGAAGAGGAAGAGTTGTAATACGTGCTAAAGCTACTATTGAAGAAGTAAAAGGTAGAGAATGTATTATTGTTACTGAAATTCCATACCAAGTTAACAAAGCAGATATGATTAAAAAAACTGCAGATTTAGTTAACGAGAAAAAATTAGAAGGCATTGCGAATATTAGAGATGAATCTGATAGAAACGGAATGCGTATTGTTTACGTTTTAAAAAGAGACGCAATTCCAAATATTGTATTAAATAAACTTTATAAATATACTGCACTTCAAACTTCATTTAGCGTTAATAATATTGCGTTGGTAAATGGACGTCCAGAACAATTAAATTTAAAAGAATTAATACATTATTTTGTTGAACATAGACATGAAGTAATTGTTAGAAGAACTGAATTTGAGCTTAGAAAAGCAGAAGCAAGAGCACATATTTTAGAAGGATTAATTATTGCAAGTGATAATATAGACGAAGTAATTAAAATTATTAGAGGATCTTCTAATGCTGATGAAGCTCGTGAAAGCTTAATGACACGCTTTGAATTAACAGAAATTCAAGCAAAAGCAATTGTGGAAATGCGCTTACGTCAATTAACAGGTCTAGAGCAAGATAAATTACGTGCTGAATACGATGAAATTATTAAAACTATTGCAGATTTAAAAGATATTTTATCAGATGAAGTAAGAAGGTACTCAATTATTAAAGAGGAATTAGAAATTATAAGAGATAAATATGGTGATGACCGTAGATCTGTAATAGAATATGCAGGAGGAGATTTATCTATTGAAGATATGATACCTAATTCTAAAGTAATTGTTACAATTTCACATGCAGGTTACGTAAAGCGTACAAATTTAGACGAATATAAAGTTCAAAATAGAGGAGGACGCGGCCAAAAAGGAGTAACAACCAGAAATGAAGATTTCTTAGAGCATTTATTCCTAGGTACTAATCACCAATACATGCTATTCTTTACACAAAAAGGAAAAGTATTTTGGATGCGTGTTTACGAAATTCCTGAAGGTAGTAAAACCTCTAAAGGAAGAGCACTTGTTAATCTAATAAATTTAGAACAAGACGATAAAGTAAAAGCATTTTTAGTAACAGAAGATTTAAAGAATGAAGAATATGTTAATAATCATTATGTGATTATGGCAACTAAAAAAGGTCAAGTTAAAAAAACCTCTTTAGAACAATATTCTCGTCCAAGAACTAATGGAATTAATGCAATTACTATTAAAGAAGATGATGAATTGCTAGAAGCAAAATTAACCAATGGTGATAGTCAAGTAATGATGGCTTTAAAATCTGGTAAATCTATTCGTTTTGAAGAAGGCAAAACACGACCAATGGGTAGAAATGCTTCAGGTGTAAGAGGTATAAGATTAGCAGATGAAAAAGATGAAGTTGTTGGAATGGTAGCTGTTAACGATTTGGAAAGCAATATACTTGTAGTTTCAGAAAATGGTTATGGTAAACGCTCTAATTTAGAAGATTATAGAATAACAAACCGTGGAGGTAAAGGTGTTAAAACTATTAACGTTACAGAAAAAACAGGTGGTTTAGTTGCTATTAAAAATGTAACAGATGAAGATGATTTAATGATTATTAATAAATCTGGTATTACTATTAGATTGGCTGTTGCAGATTTACGTGTTATGGGACGCGCTACCCAAGGTGTTAAATTAATAAATATTAAAGATAACGATTCAATTGCTGCAGTTGCAAAAGTGGTACATGAAGAAGAAGTTGAAATTGATGAAAATGGAAATGGCACGGAAATTGAAAACACTAATGATGAGAGTACAAATAAAGAATAA
- a CDS encoding IS3 family transposase, producing MLGVNRQVYYRSIKSRLHKQTVAQKVIVLVRDIRMLMPRLGGKKLYFLLKDKLSLLKVGRDKLFRILKANHMLIIPKRSYHITTDSHHRFRKHRNLVSSMDIEGPESVWVSDITYIGTRTNPSYLALITDAYSKKIVGYDVSKSLSMDGSLRALEMAINNRKYKESPLIHHSDRGLQYCSNEYQRLLENNEIKPSMTEKYDPYENAVAERINGILKQEFSVAQKIQDFKVKKKLVKNAIEIYNNIRPHLSNEMLTPIQMHAQKKIKPKQYKSKKLNNDVIIQL from the coding sequence TTGCTCGGGGTAAACAGACAGGTTTACTATAGATCCATAAAATCAAGACTTCATAAACAAACTGTAGCACAAAAAGTTATCGTTTTGGTTCGTGATATTCGGATGCTAATGCCAAGATTGGGTGGTAAGAAATTATACTTTCTGTTAAAGGATAAATTATCACTATTAAAAGTAGGAAGAGATAAATTGTTTAGAATACTAAAAGCTAACCATATGTTAATAATACCTAAAAGAAGCTACCACATAACTACAGACTCTCATCATAGATTTAGAAAGCACAGAAACCTTGTCAGCTCAATGGATATAGAAGGGCCTGAATCAGTTTGGGTGAGTGATATTACATATATCGGAACGAGAACCAACCCTTCGTATCTGGCATTAATCACAGATGCTTATTCTAAAAAGATTGTAGGATATGATGTGTCAAAATCTTTATCAATGGATGGTTCATTGAGGGCATTGGAAATGGCTATAAATAATAGAAAATACAAAGAAAGTCCATTAATACATCACTCTGATAGAGGGTTGCAATATTGCTCGAATGAATATCAAAGACTATTAGAAAACAATGAGATTAAGCCTAGTATGACTGAAAAATATGATCCATATGAAAATGCAGTTGCAGAGCGAATAAATGGAATTTTAAAACAGGAATTTAGTGTAGCACAGAAGATTCAAGATTTTAAAGTAAAGAAGAAACTGGTCAAAAATGCAATAGAAATATACAACAATATAAGACCTCATTTATCTAACGAAATGCTAACACCAATACAAATGCACGCACAAAAAAAAATTAAACCAAAACAATACAAATCAAAAAAGCTGAACAATGATGTCATTATTCAGCTTTAA
- a CDS encoding acetyl-CoA C-acyltransferase, producing MKEVVIVSVARTPIGSFLGSLANISAPKLGAIAIKGALDKINLDTKLIDEVYMGNVISAGLGQAPARQAAIFAGIPTSTPCTTINKVCASGMKSIMLATQAIKAGDAEIIVAGGMENMSSIPHYISGRKTTKLGNINAVDGLLLDGLTDVYDQKHMGTCGDLCATEYNFTREDQDNFAIASYNKSAKAWENGYFKNEIVPVEIPQRKGDPIIFSEDEEYKNIYKDKIPTLRPVFNKNGTVTAANASTLNDGAAALVLMSLEKANELNLKPIAKILGYADAANEPKWFTTAPAKAIPKALAKAGISQNKVDYFELNEAFSIVGLANIKLLNLDANKVNINGGAVSLGHPLGMSGARIVIALTSILEQKNAKIGAAGICNGGGGASAIVIERI from the coding sequence ATGAAAGAAGTTGTAATTGTTTCTGTAGCACGTACTCCCATTGGTAGTTTTTTAGGCAGTTTAGCTAATATTTCTGCTCCAAAATTAGGAGCAATTGCTATAAAAGGTGCTTTAGATAAAATAAATTTAGATACTAAATTAATTGATGAAGTTTATATGGGGAATGTAATTTCTGCAGGACTTGGTCAAGCTCCTGCTAGACAAGCTGCTATTTTTGCCGGTATTCCAACTTCTACTCCTTGTACAACTATCAACAAAGTATGTGCTTCTGGTATGAAATCAATTATGTTAGCCACGCAAGCAATTAAAGCTGGTGATGCTGAAATTATAGTTGCTGGTGGTATGGAAAATATGAGTAGTATTCCTCATTATATTTCTGGAAGAAAAACTACAAAACTAGGAAATATAAACGCTGTTGACGGTCTTTTATTAGATGGATTAACCGATGTTTATGACCAAAAACATATGGGAACTTGTGGTGATTTATGCGCTACAGAATATAATTTTACAAGAGAAGATCAAGATAATTTTGCAATAGCATCTTATAATAAATCTGCCAAAGCTTGGGAAAACGGTTACTTTAAAAATGAAATTGTTCCTGTTGAAATTCCACAAAGAAAAGGCGATCCAATTATATTTTCTGAAGATGAAGAATACAAAAATATTTATAAAGATAAAATACCAACATTAAGACCTGTTTTTAATAAAAATGGTACTGTTACAGCTGCAAATGCATCTACCTTAAATGATGGAGCTGCAGCATTGGTTCTTATGAGTTTAGAAAAAGCTAATGAATTAAATTTAAAGCCTATAGCCAAAATTTTAGGTTATGCTGATGCCGCAAACGAACCTAAATGGTTTACAACTGCCCCAGCAAAGGCTATTCCTAAAGCCCTAGCAAAAGCAGGAATCTCGCAAAACAAAGTTGATTATTTTGAACTAAATGAAGCGTTTTCTATTGTTGGATTAGCTAACATAAAACTTCTTAATTTAGATGCTAACAAGGTAAATATTAACGGTGGAGCAGTTTCTTTAGGTCACCCACTTGGAATGTCTGGAGCAAGAATAGTTATTGCTTTAACATCTATATTAGAACAAAAAAACGCAAAAATTGGTGCCGCCGGAATCTGTAATGGAGGTGGTGGTGCAAGTGCAATAGTAATTGAAAGAATATAA
- a CDS encoding C40 family peptidase — protein sequence MQYGICNLSIIPVRIEPNNITEMVSQLLFGEHFKVLESRKNWSKIRIAFDNYEGWIDNKQYEEISEETYKTLNSSAITLAADLIDFATDNNNNFATVCIGSNLPFYNTKNILVNNTKFYYEGAILDAKSPKDSITDIAYKFLNTPYLWGGKTPFGIDSSGFTQMVYKLCGYKLLRDASQQATQGEVLSFIEESEPGDLAFFDDSEGIITHVGIIMKDNYIIHAYGKVRVDMIDHSGIFNLDLQKHTHKLRVIKKII from the coding sequence ATGCAATACGGTATTTGTAATTTAAGTATTATCCCTGTTAGAATTGAACCTAACAACATTACTGAAATGGTTTCTCAACTATTATTTGGAGAACATTTTAAAGTATTAGAATCTAGAAAAAATTGGAGTAAAATAAGAATTGCTTTCGATAATTATGAAGGTTGGATAGATAATAAACAATATGAAGAAATTTCAGAAGAAACATATAAAACATTAAACAGCTCGGCTATTACATTAGCAGCTGATTTAATTGACTTTGCTACAGACAATAACAACAATTTTGCAACTGTATGTATTGGCTCTAATTTACCTTTTTACAATACAAAAAACATTTTAGTGAATAACACTAAATTTTATTATGAAGGTGCAATTTTAGATGCCAAATCTCCTAAAGATTCAATTACTGATATTGCCTATAAGTTTTTAAATACACCTTATTTATGGGGTGGAAAAACTCCTTTTGGAATAGACTCTTCTGGTTTTACACAAATGGTATATAAACTTTGTGGTTATAAATTATTAAGAGATGCTTCTCAACAAGCAACCCAAGGAGAAGTACTAAGTTTTATTGAAGAAAGTGAACCTGGAGATTTAGCGTTTTTTGATGATAGCGAAGGAATAATTACCCATGTTGGTATTATTATGAAAGATAATTATATTATACATGCCTATGGTAAGGTAAGAGTAGATATGATAGACCATAGCGGAATATTTAATCTCGACTTACAAAAACACACTCATAAACTTAGAGTAATTAAAAAAATTATATAA
- a CDS encoding tetratricopeptide repeat protein has product MKKQLIFLSALFITITVFGQKNELKTADKAIKNGDFSSALAAINQAESLIGSADQKLKAKYYYLKGKALYQEGANSNVEEVAVAFNELLAYEKETNKLKYSNEIKELINSLVQSTAGNASKDYEVATQSKLPADYVKAAKGFAQVYALSPTDTTFLDNAALVYFMGEDYNSSKEAYQKLLDLNYTGISTVYIANNKSDGKEVVYPTKKAMDVQVKLGIAENPREEVKESRREMIFKNLAQNYAMLEDSEKALEVITQGREEFPSSYSLLIDEANLYYKAGDNDKFKEKLEEAISLNPTEPTLYYNVGVMNMGQGNLDEAISSFEKAVELKPDYADAYNNIGAAIIEKATPIIDEMNKNLSDFDKYDSLQKEQFEIYKKALPYYEKAYEINNENISVIQTLMGLYENLEMTDKLNEIKAVYDGLK; this is encoded by the coding sequence ATGAAAAAACAATTAATATTTCTATCTGCCTTATTTATTACTATAACGGTATTTGGGCAAAAAAATGAATTAAAAACAGCCGATAAAGCTATAAAGAACGGTGATTTTTCGTCTGCTTTAGCAGCAATTAATCAAGCTGAGAGTTTAATCGGTTCTGCAGATCAAAAACTAAAAGCTAAATATTACTATTTAAAAGGAAAAGCTTTATATCAAGAAGGAGCTAATTCAAATGTAGAAGAAGTAGCAGTAGCTTTTAATGAATTATTAGCGTATGAAAAAGAAACTAATAAATTAAAATATTCTAATGAAATTAAGGAATTAATTAATTCTTTGGTTCAAAGTACAGCTGGAAATGCATCAAAAGATTATGAAGTAGCTACACAAAGCAAGTTGCCTGCAGATTACGTAAAAGCTGCTAAAGGATTTGCACAAGTATATGCTTTAAGTCCTACAGATACTACATTTTTAGATAATGCAGCCTTAGTATATTTTATGGGTGAAGACTATAACAGTTCTAAAGAAGCTTATCAAAAATTATTAGATTTAAATTATACAGGAATCTCAACTGTTTATATAGCTAATAATAAATCAGATGGTAAAGAAGTTGTATATCCAACAAAAAAAGCAATGGATGTACAAGTTAAATTAGGTATTGCAGAAAATCCAAGAGAAGAAGTTAAAGAATCTAGGAGAGAAATGATTTTCAAAAATTTAGCTCAAAATTATGCAATGTTAGAAGATTCTGAAAAAGCGTTAGAAGTAATTACTCAAGGTAGAGAAGAATTTCCATCTAGCTATTCATTATTAATAGATGAAGCTAATTTGTATTATAAAGCAGGAGATAACGATAAATTCAAAGAAAAATTAGAAGAAGCAATTAGTTTAAACCCTACAGAACCTACTTTATACTATAATGTTGGTGTAATGAATATGGGTCAGGGAAACTTAGATGAGGCTATAAGTTCTTTTGAAAAAGCAGTTGAATTAAAACCTGATTATGCAGATGCTTACAATAATATAGGTGCAGCAATTATAGAAAAAGCAACTCCAATTATTGATGAGATGAACAAAAATTTATCTGATTTCGATAAGTATGATAGTTTGCAAAAAGAACAATTTGAAATTTATAAAAAGGCTTTACCTTATTACGAGAAAGCTTATGAAATAAATAATGAAAACATTAGTGTAATTCAGACTTTAATGGGATTATATGAAAACCTTGAAATGACTGATAAATTGAATGAAATTAAAGCAGTTTATGATGGTTTAAAATAA
- a CDS encoding glycosyltransferase family 2 protein produces the protein MELQFSIIIPVYNRPQEIDELLQSLTKQTYQKSFEVIVVEDGSSLKSENIVKKYSEKLNLFYFFKPNSGAGASRNFGMQKANGTYFIIFDSDCIIPPDYLVEVENALEKKYTDAFGGADAAHQSFTAIQKAINYSMTSFFTTGGIRGSKKSVDKFQPRSFNLGISKNAFEQTEGFSKMKIGEDIDLTFRLWSHKFETQFIENAFVYHKRRSTFKQFFKQTFAFGNGRPFLNRKYPETAKITYWFPSVFILAFIFSMLLLVFNIKIFALLFGAYFAIIIIDSFLKNRNIGVAFLSVITTLIQFTGYGFGFLKGLVIIK, from the coding sequence GTGGAACTACAATTTTCAATAATTATACCTGTTTATAACCGTCCTCAAGAAATTGATGAATTGTTACAGAGTTTAACAAAACAAACCTATCAAAAAAGTTTTGAAGTTATTGTTGTTGAAGATGGTTCTAGTTTAAAATCGGAAAACATTGTAAAGAAATATTCAGAAAAACTGAATTTATTTTATTTTTTTAAGCCAAATAGTGGAGCAGGAGCAAGTCGGAATTTTGGTATGCAAAAAGCTAATGGAACTTATTTTATTATTTTTGATTCTGATTGTATTATACCTCCAGATTATTTAGTTGAAGTAGAAAATGCCTTAGAAAAAAAATATACAGATGCGTTTGGTGGTGCAGATGCAGCTCATCAATCTTTTACAGCAATACAAAAAGCTATAAATTATAGTATGACTTCTTTTTTTACAACAGGAGGAATTAGGGGTAGTAAAAAATCGGTTGATAAATTTCAACCTAGGAGTTTTAATTTGGGAATTTCTAAAAATGCATTTGAACAAACAGAGGGTTTTAGTAAAATGAAGATTGGAGAAGATATTGATTTAACTTTTAGATTGTGGAGTCATAAATTTGAAACACAATTTATTGAGAATGCATTTGTATATCATAAAAGGAGGTCAACTTTTAAACAGTTTTTTAAACAAACTTTTGCATTTGGAAATGGAAGACCATTTTTAAATAGAAAATATCCAGAAACTGCAAAAATTACTTATTGGTTTCCTTCTGTATTTATTTTAGCATTTATTTTTTCAATGCTTTTACTTGTTTTTAATATAAAAATATTTGCATTGCTTTTTGGAGCTTATTTTGCAATTATTATTATAGATTCTTTTCTAAAAAACAGAAATATTGGAGTTGCTTTTTTAAGTGTTATAACAACTTTAATACAATTTACAGGTTATGGTTTTGGATTTTTAAAGGGATTAGTAATAATTAAATAA